The Beijerinckiaceae bacterium RH AL1 genome has a segment encoding these proteins:
- a CDS encoding hypothetical protein (ID:RHAL1_03303;~conserved protein of unknown function;~source:Prodigal:2.6), which translates to MSIFGSIMSKIFGSGSAEAAPGSAAPSGSAAPAPSSPAPSDTTSSSTAAPSAPASGGAAPSTAPASVDVAAVLDGMDTGGQKLDWRHSIVDLMKLLHIDSSLTARKELAHELHYTGDTEDSATMNMWLHKQVMQKLAENGGKLPPDIH; encoded by the coding sequence ATGAGCATTTTCGGCAGCATCATGTCCAAGATCTTCGGCTCGGGATCGGCCGAGGCGGCGCCCGGCTCCGCCGCCCCGAGCGGCTCCGCGGCGCCCGCGCCGTCGTCCCCCGCGCCGAGCGACACGACCTCGTCCTCGACGGCGGCCCCGTCGGCCCCGGCCTCCGGCGGCGCGGCGCCTTCGACGGCTCCGGCCTCGGTCGACGTCGCGGCGGTGCTCGACGGCATGGACACGGGCGGCCAGAAGCTCGATTGGCGCCACTCGATCGTCGACCTCATGAAGCTCCTGCACATCGACTCGAGCCTCACCGCGCGCAAGGAGCTCGCCCACGAGCTGCACTACACCGGCGACACCGAAGACTCGGCGACGATGAACATGTGGCTGCACAAGCAGGTCATGCAGAAGCTCGCCGAGAACGGCGGCAAGCTGCCGCCGGACATCCACTAA
- a CDS encoding hypothetical protein (ID:RHAL1_03305;~conserved membrane protein of unknown function;~source:Prodigal:2.6): MNTKRRGLAGNILEIVIELVVGFFVVLDAIVRPLFGPIVRFLSSLRIVHRIEAWIASLNPYVIFVLIAAPFAVAELTKVYAVILMAEEHFRLGMSLFIGAYVVSILVCERIFHAGKDQLLTLGWFKWGYDRVMVVKDAIVGWIVKTQAWQAVSALRERIKLGWRRLRTRLRVGFVRRDAPAKLMLDKGVRDQRH; encoded by the coding sequence GTGAACACCAAGAGACGTGGCCTGGCGGGCAACATCCTCGAGATCGTCATCGAGCTCGTGGTCGGCTTCTTCGTCGTGCTCGACGCGATCGTGCGGCCGCTGTTCGGCCCGATCGTGCGCTTCCTCTCGAGCCTGCGGATCGTGCACCGCATCGAGGCGTGGATCGCCTCGCTCAACCCCTACGTCATCTTCGTGCTGATCGCGGCGCCCTTCGCGGTCGCCGAGCTGACCAAGGTCTATGCCGTCATCCTGATGGCCGAGGAGCATTTCCGGCTCGGGATGAGCCTGTTCATCGGCGCCTACGTCGTCTCGATCCTCGTGTGCGAGCGCATCTTCCACGCCGGCAAGGACCAGCTCCTGACGCTCGGCTGGTTTAAGTGGGGCTACGACCGGGTGATGGTGGTGAAGGACGCGATCGTCGGCTGGATCGTCAAGACGCAGGCGTGGCAGGCGGTGAGCGCGCTGCGCGAGCGGATCAAGCTCGGCTGGCGGCGCCTGCGCACGCGGCTGCGCGTCGGCTTCGTCCGGCGCGATGCCCCCGCGAAGCTGATGCTCGACAAAGGGGTGCGCGACCAGCGACACTGA
- a CDS encoding NAD(P)H quinone oxidoreductase, PIG3 family (ID:RHAL1_03304;~source:Prodigal:2.6), protein MATLPARMQQIVFDGHGGPEVIRVAEAEVPRPGEGKVLIEVAAAGVNRPDVFQRAGAYPPPPGETDVPGLEVSGRVAAVGAGVEGLREGDAVCALVGSGGYAEYALADAALCLPVPRSLEIVDAAGIPENYFTVYDNVFTRGRLKPGERLLVHGGSSGIGSTAIQLAHAFGAEVFATAGSASKCAYCRTLGADHAIDYKTQDFVEEIKTITQKRGVDVILDMVGGAYLPRNIAILATEGRLVQIAFLGSPITERLDFTAVMVRRLTLTGSTLRARPLAMKAEVARGVREHALPLLEAGTVKPVIHATFPLVEARQAHELMESSAHLGKILLVTGK, encoded by the coding sequence ATGGCCACGCTTCCCGCCCGCATGCAGCAGATCGTCTTCGACGGCCACGGCGGACCCGAGGTGATCCGCGTCGCCGAGGCGGAGGTGCCGCGGCCCGGCGAGGGCAAGGTGCTGATCGAGGTCGCGGCGGCCGGCGTCAATCGGCCCGACGTCTTCCAGCGCGCCGGCGCCTACCCGCCGCCGCCGGGCGAGACCGACGTCCCCGGCCTCGAGGTCTCGGGCCGCGTCGCGGCGGTCGGCGCCGGCGTCGAAGGCCTGCGGGAGGGCGACGCCGTCTGCGCGCTCGTGGGCTCCGGCGGCTATGCCGAATACGCGCTCGCCGACGCCGCGCTCTGCCTGCCCGTGCCGAGGAGCCTCGAGATCGTCGACGCGGCGGGCATTCCGGAAAACTATTTCACCGTCTACGACAACGTCTTCACGCGCGGCCGGCTTAAGCCGGGCGAGCGCCTGCTCGTCCACGGCGGCTCGAGCGGCATCGGCTCGACGGCGATCCAGCTCGCGCACGCCTTCGGGGCCGAGGTGTTCGCGACCGCCGGCTCGGCGTCAAAATGCGCCTACTGCCGCACGCTCGGCGCCGACCATGCGATCGACTACAAGACCCAGGACTTCGTCGAGGAGATCAAGACGATCACGCAGAAGCGCGGCGTCGACGTCATCCTCGACATGGTCGGCGGCGCCTACCTGCCGCGCAACATCGCGATCCTGGCGACCGAGGGGCGGCTCGTGCAGATCGCCTTCCTCGGCTCGCCCATAACCGAGCGGCTCGACTTCACGGCCGTGATGGTGCGCCGGCTCACGCTCACCGGCTCCACCCTGCGCGCGCGGCCGCTCGCGATGAAGGCCGAGGTGGCGCGCGGCGTGCGCGAGCATGCGCTGCCGCTGCTCGAGGCCGGCACGGTGAAGCCGGTGATCCACGCGACCTTCCCGCTCGTCGAGGCGCGGCAGGCGCACGAGCTGATGGAATCGTCCGCGCACCTCGGGAAGATCCTCCTCGTGACAGGCAAATGA